A single Rubrivivax gelatinosus IL144 DNA region contains:
- a CDS encoding TonB-dependent siderophore receptor, whose translation MKQTSGRRQRAFALKAGAAGVAIQAAIALLCGAVLVAAPPAAFAAEAGAQELRIAPGPLDEALAQCAAAFGVQLAFDPALVAGRHSAGLQGRHTLDEAFERLLRGSGLELQPQGARAYGLRAVPPMSPDQPALPALKARAAAITDDRSEGAGYATPGRSAAATGLALTPRETPQSITVVTRQLMDDFRLDTLSAVLDQTPGVTVSRQNDMTTFTVRGADVNLQTDGLRQARNGWGWNTHILYSNDDMAEIDRVEVLKGSSGLVNGDGYPGATVNLVRKRPTAEFQASAGVLAGSWDRYRAEADVSGPLDREGRLRARLVASHEDAGSFRDRQKTRSSLVYGTAEFDLAPSTLLTAGLSWRQRELRGAGGTTPIQAYTDDGSYLGLQPRSFNLGASWAGYEQETLNLFARLEHRFDGGWNARLQLAHESVDTPDVRFGYLRDASGAVGLARYRDVEARNKSIALDVQGPLELLGRRHELLLGAGASSSRTTLKRTNANESSALDYAAGGGAIAQPDWSGFTASDDLFSRHRRYAYGAARWNLADPVKLITGVRVTDYGQKDVTDIGWYNYRMTEHGVTTPYAGVVVDVSRQVSLYASYASIFEAQSAKDAAERTLPPKEGLSYEIGAKGEFFAKRLIASAAFFWMKTDNEAEEVGLTPGGDSIYRAVSGARRHGYEFELAGSPAPGWQAQGSYVLNDSSLESAGSSPRHQFKLAGSHRWSGGAFDGLTLGAATRWQSTISAGTEATRLRQDAYWVWDLMARWEIDRRLSVSANVANVFDKKYFAGVTDWGALHYTWGAPRSVNVGLNLRY comes from the coding sequence ATGAAGCAGACCTCCGGGCGCCGCCAGCGCGCCTTTGCCCTGAAGGCCGGCGCCGCCGGCGTGGCCATCCAGGCGGCGATCGCCTTGCTCTGCGGCGCGGTCTTGGTCGCGGCACCGCCGGCCGCTTTCGCCGCCGAGGCCGGCGCGCAGGAGTTGCGCATCGCGCCCGGCCCGCTGGACGAGGCGCTGGCGCAGTGCGCCGCGGCCTTCGGCGTGCAGCTGGCCTTCGACCCGGCGCTGGTCGCCGGCCGCCACAGCGCCGGGCTGCAGGGCCGCCACACGCTGGACGAGGCTTTCGAGCGCCTGCTGCGCGGCAGCGGGCTGGAGCTGCAGCCGCAGGGCGCCCGCGCTTACGGCCTGCGCGCCGTGCCGCCGATGTCGCCGGACCAGCCCGCGCTGCCGGCGCTGAAGGCGCGTGCCGCAGCCATCACCGACGACCGCAGCGAAGGCGCCGGCTACGCCACGCCGGGCCGCAGCGCCGCGGCCACCGGCCTGGCGCTGACGCCGCGCGAGACGCCGCAGTCGATCACCGTCGTCACGCGCCAGCTGATGGACGACTTCCGCCTGGACACGCTGAGCGCGGTGCTGGACCAGACGCCCGGCGTCACCGTCAGCCGCCAGAACGACATGACGACCTTCACGGTGCGTGGTGCCGACGTCAACCTGCAGACCGACGGCCTGCGCCAGGCGCGCAACGGCTGGGGCTGGAACACCCACATCCTCTACTCCAACGACGACATGGCCGAGATCGACCGCGTCGAGGTGCTGAAGGGCTCGTCGGGCCTGGTCAACGGCGACGGCTACCCGGGCGCGACGGTCAACCTCGTGCGCAAGCGGCCCACGGCCGAGTTCCAGGCTTCGGCCGGCGTGCTGGCCGGCAGCTGGGACCGCTACCGCGCCGAAGCCGACGTCTCCGGCCCGCTGGACCGCGAGGGCCGGCTGCGTGCGCGCCTGGTCGCCTCGCACGAAGACGCCGGCTCGTTCCGCGACCGCCAGAAGACACGCAGCTCGCTGGTCTACGGCACGGCGGAGTTCGACCTCGCGCCGTCGACGCTGCTGACCGCGGGCCTCAGCTGGCGCCAGCGTGAACTGCGCGGCGCCGGCGGCACGACGCCGATCCAGGCCTACACCGACGACGGCAGCTACCTCGGCCTGCAGCCGCGTTCGTTCAACCTCGGGGCGTCCTGGGCCGGCTACGAGCAGGAGACGCTGAACCTGTTCGCGCGCCTGGAACACCGCTTCGACGGCGGCTGGAATGCCAGGCTGCAGTTGGCACACGAGAGCGTCGACACGCCCGACGTGCGTTTCGGCTATCTGCGCGACGCGTCGGGGGCGGTCGGGCTGGCGCGTTACCGCGACGTCGAGGCGCGCAACAAGAGCATCGCGCTCGACGTCCAGGGGCCGCTGGAGCTGCTCGGCCGCCGCCACGAGCTGCTGCTGGGCGCCGGCGCGTCGAGCAGCCGGACGACCTTGAAGCGCACCAACGCCAACGAGTCGAGCGCGCTGGACTACGCCGCCGGCGGCGGTGCGATCGCCCAGCCCGACTGGAGCGGCTTCACCGCGTCCGACGACCTCTTCAGCCGCCACCGCCGCTACGCCTACGGCGCCGCACGCTGGAACCTCGCCGACCCGGTGAAGCTGATCACCGGCGTGCGTGTCACCGACTACGGCCAGAAAGACGTCACCGACATCGGTTGGTACAACTACCGCATGACCGAACACGGCGTCACGACGCCGTATGCCGGTGTCGTCGTCGACGTCTCGCGCCAGGTCTCGCTGTACGCCAGCTACGCCAGCATCTTCGAGGCCCAGAGCGCCAAGGACGCTGCCGAACGCACGCTGCCGCCGAAGGAAGGCCTGTCCTACGAGATCGGCGCCAAGGGCGAGTTCTTCGCCAAGCGCCTGATCGCCAGCGCCGCCTTCTTCTGGATGAAGACCGACAACGAAGCCGAGGAAGTGGGGCTGACGCCGGGCGGCGACAGCATCTACCGCGCCGTCTCGGGCGCACGCCGCCACGGCTACGAGTTCGAGCTTGCCGGGTCGCCGGCGCCGGGCTGGCAGGCGCAGGGCAGCTACGTGCTCAACGACAGCAGCCTGGAAAGCGCCGGCAGCAGCCCGCGCCACCAGTTCAAGCTGGCCGGCAGCCACCGCTGGAGCGGCGGCGCCTTCGACGGCCTGACGCTGGGCGCGGCGACCCGCTGGCAGAGCACGATCTCGGCCGGCACCGAGGCCACCCGGCTGCGCCAGGACGCCTACTGGGTCTGGGACCTGATGGCGCGCTGGGAGATCGACCGCCGCCTGAGCGTCAGCGCCAACGTCGCCAACGTCTTCGACAAGAAGTACTTCGCCGGCGTCACCGACTGGGGCGCGCTGCACTACACCTGGGGCGCGCCGCGCAGCGTCAACGTCGGGCTGAACCTGCGCTACTGA
- a CDS encoding FecR domain-containing protein, translated as MAPGEPSAALLSEAADWALTLREGGAAEHEAFERWRERSPAHAAAWARAEAVFEVFGRVPDGAGRQALHALGRAGRRRTLAALGGLAVGLPAAWLAWHEAPWREWRADLATATGERRDTVLPDGTRLVLNTASAVDVLFGTGERRLRLRAGEILVTTGHEASPRRFVVETPAGRVRALGTRFSVRLDGDRCRVAVYEHAVELQPAAGTPRRLDAGEQAEFDAGGVLGVGLADENDTLWQRGMLLARGRRLDEVAAELARHRRGLLRCDPAVAALRVSGALSLDDTDAALALLARTLPLRVERRTRFWVTLAPR; from the coding sequence ATGGCGCCCGGCGAGCCGTCCGCGGCGCTGCTGTCCGAGGCCGCCGACTGGGCGCTGACGCTGCGCGAGGGCGGGGCGGCCGAACACGAAGCCTTCGAACGCTGGCGCGAGCGCAGCCCGGCGCACGCCGCGGCTTGGGCGCGTGCCGAGGCGGTGTTCGAGGTCTTCGGGCGTGTGCCCGACGGCGCCGGCCGCCAGGCGCTGCATGCCCTGGGCCGGGCCGGGCGGCGGCGCACGCTGGCCGCGCTCGGCGGCCTGGCCGTCGGCCTGCCGGCCGCCTGGCTGGCCTGGCACGAGGCGCCGTGGCGCGAATGGCGCGCCGATCTGGCCACCGCCACCGGCGAACGCCGCGACACCGTGCTGCCCGACGGCACGCGGCTGGTGCTGAACACCGCCAGCGCGGTCGACGTGCTCTTCGGCACCGGCGAGCGCCGATTGCGCCTGCGGGCCGGTGAGATCCTGGTGACGACCGGGCACGAGGCCTCGCCGCGGCGCTTCGTCGTCGAGACGCCGGCCGGCCGCGTGCGGGCGCTGGGCACCCGTTTCTCGGTGCGGCTGGACGGTGATCGCTGTCGCGTCGCGGTCTACGAACACGCGGTCGAGCTGCAGCCGGCGGCCGGCACGCCGCGGCGGCTGGACGCAGGCGAGCAGGCCGAGTTCGACGCCGGCGGCGTTCTCGGCGTCGGCCTGGCCGACGAGAACGACACGCTGTGGCAGCGCGGCATGCTGCTGGCGCGTGGCCGCCGGCTCGACGAGGTGGCGGCCGAACTGGCGCGCCACCGCCGCGGCCTGCTGCGCTGCGACCCGGCGGTGGCCGCGCTGCGTGTCTCGGGCGCGCTGTCGCTGGACGACACCGATGCCGCGCTGGCGCTGCTGGCGCGCACGCTGCCGCTGCGCGTCGAGCGGCGCACGCGGTTCTGGGTGACCCTGGCGCCGCGCTGA
- a CDS encoding sigma-70 family RNA polymerase sigma factor: protein MSASATSVHPVQTLYLEHHGWLQAWLRRRLDDSQQAADLAHDTFVRLLAGRREHFGDEPRALLTHVAKGLVVDHWRRREVERAYLEALAAMPEAQAPSPETRLALLQTLVQIDALLAGLAPRTRECFLLAQLDGLTLAQIAERLAMSVITVRRHVHKALVACMACV, encoded by the coding sequence ATGTCTGCCTCCGCCACCTCCGTCCACCCGGTCCAGACGCTGTACCTCGAGCACCATGGCTGGCTGCAGGCCTGGTTGCGGCGCCGGCTGGACGACTCGCAGCAGGCCGCCGACCTGGCGCACGACACCTTCGTGCGCCTGCTCGCCGGGCGGCGAGAGCACTTCGGCGACGAGCCGCGTGCGCTGCTGACGCACGTCGCCAAGGGGCTGGTCGTCGACCACTGGCGCCGGCGCGAGGTCGAGCGCGCCTACCTGGAGGCGCTGGCGGCGATGCCCGAGGCCCAGGCGCCGTCGCCCGAGACACGGCTGGCGCTGCTGCAGACGCTGGTGCAGATCGATGCGCTGCTCGCCGGCCTCGCGCCGCGCACACGCGAGTGTTTCCTGCTCGCCCAGCTCGACGGCCTGACGCTGGCGCAGATCGCCGAACGCCTGGCGATGTCGGTCATCACCGTGCGCCGCCACGTGCACAAGGCGCTGGTCGCCTGCATGGCCTGCGTCTGA
- a CDS encoding TonB-dependent siderophore receptor — protein sequence MQHTAFFRQRPTAAACLALVLAAAAPLAPRAVSAQPAAEAPRALKIAPGPLGAALNRFAAALGVELSVDAALLDGLRCNGLDGRYGAEDGFAALLAGHALQAVRQPNGSWTVQRRPQAAADSLPAITARAAGESATGPLAGYAARRSATATKTDTPMLETPQTLTVVGAEEIEVRKSDSLAEAVGYTASVLRSEGVDRTGDGFVMRGFQATASQGNLYRDGSKYSVNLYDGRQEPYGLERIEILKGAASVLYGNSAPGGIINTVSKRPTNEALHELNLELGSFDRRQLSGDFGGALDDAGVWSYRLTALVRDSGSFVEHVDDDRRYFAPSLRWQPDAATSLTLQADLQDDHTAYVYGLPAEGTVLANPNGRLPRDTFVGEPGYDRYDLDRRSLGYLFEHRFDEHFTLRHSLRSYRADVDMPSVWISGLEADGRTTAYRGAQDREDRSRALMSDTSLQSTWRSGSVEHTALVGLDFVRERLRTVRYDRSAEPLDLYDPVYGGGFGAPEPASFSSRSELRRVGLYAQERAKIDGRWVAVAGLRHDRVRYDESAVFSDDVAADGEKSSATTGRAGLVYLGPDGLAPFVSFSQSFEPQTGTDRQRQRFDPTRGTQWELGLRWQPEGGQTLLSAALYQLTQRKVLVTDPVDTNYSVQLGEVRSRGLELEARTRVGAANLVAAYAYTDARTLKSSPLTPEAEGRRTGAVPYHQASVWADYGFGAFGLPALKAGAGLRYVGSAPGVWLDVDVPGYTVVDAMLSWSEGPWRLALNVANLGDKTYVASCTYLCFYGEPRRVTGSVSYRW from the coding sequence ATGCAGCACACCGCCTTCTTCCGCCAACGTCCCACCGCCGCCGCCTGCCTGGCCCTCGTGCTTGCCGCCGCGGCCCCGCTCGCACCGCGCGCCGTGTCGGCACAGCCGGCCGCCGAGGCACCGCGTGCGCTGAAGATCGCGCCCGGCCCGCTGGGCGCGGCGCTGAACCGCTTCGCCGCGGCGCTGGGTGTCGAACTCAGCGTCGACGCGGCGCTGCTCGACGGCCTGCGCTGCAACGGGCTCGACGGCCGCTACGGCGCCGAGGACGGTTTCGCCGCGCTGCTCGCCGGCCACGCGCTGCAGGCCGTGCGCCAGCCCAACGGCAGCTGGACCGTGCAGCGCCGGCCGCAGGCCGCGGCCGATTCGCTGCCGGCGATCACCGCGCGTGCCGCCGGCGAGAGCGCCACCGGGCCGCTCGCCGGCTACGCGGCGCGGCGCAGCGCCACCGCGACCAAGACCGACACGCCGATGCTCGAGACGCCGCAGACGCTGACCGTCGTCGGCGCCGAGGAGATCGAGGTGCGCAAGTCCGACAGCCTGGCCGAGGCGGTGGGCTACACCGCGTCGGTGCTGCGCTCCGAAGGCGTGGACCGCACCGGCGACGGCTTCGTGATGCGCGGTTTCCAGGCCACGGCCAGCCAGGGCAACCTCTACCGCGACGGCAGCAAGTACAGCGTCAACCTCTACGACGGCCGCCAGGAGCCTTACGGGCTGGAGCGCATCGAGATCCTGAAGGGTGCGGCCTCGGTGCTGTACGGCAACTCGGCGCCCGGCGGCATCATCAACACCGTCAGCAAGCGCCCGACGAACGAGGCGCTGCACGAGCTGAACCTGGAACTGGGCTCGTTCGACCGGCGCCAGCTGTCGGGCGACTTCGGCGGCGCGCTGGACGACGCCGGCGTCTGGTCGTACCGGCTGACCGCGCTGGTGCGCGACAGCGGCAGCTTTGTCGAGCACGTCGACGACGACCGCCGCTACTTCGCGCCCTCGCTGCGCTGGCAGCCCGACGCCGCGACCTCGCTGACGCTGCAGGCCGACCTGCAGGACGACCACACGGCCTACGTCTACGGCCTGCCGGCCGAAGGCACGGTGCTCGCCAACCCCAACGGCCGACTGCCGCGCGACACCTTCGTCGGCGAGCCGGGTTACGACCGCTATGACCTCGATCGGCGCTCGCTGGGTTATCTGTTCGAGCACCGATTCGACGAGCACTTCACGCTGCGCCATTCGCTGCGCAGCTACCGCGCCGACGTCGACATGCCCTCGGTCTGGATCTCCGGCCTGGAAGCCGACGGCCGCACCACGGCCTACCGCGGCGCCCAGGACCGCGAAGACCGCTCGCGCGCGCTGATGTCCGACACCTCGCTGCAGTCGACCTGGCGCAGCGGCAGCGTCGAACACACGGCGCTGGTTGGCCTGGACTTCGTGCGCGAACGTCTGCGCACCGTGCGCTACGACCGCAGCGCCGAGCCGCTGGACCTTTACGACCCGGTCTACGGCGGCGGCTTCGGCGCGCCCGAGCCGGCCTCGTTCTCGTCGCGCTCGGAGCTGCGCCGCGTCGGGCTGTACGCGCAGGAGCGGGCCAAGATCGACGGCCGCTGGGTCGCCGTCGCCGGGCTGCGCCACGACCGCGTGCGCTACGACGAGAGCGCGGTCTTCAGCGACGACGTCGCCGCCGACGGCGAGAAGAGCAGCGCGACCACCGGCCGCGCCGGCCTGGTCTACCTCGGGCCCGACGGCCTGGCGCCCTTCGTCAGCTTCAGCCAGTCCTTCGAGCCGCAGACCGGCACCGACCGCCAGCGCCAGCGTTTCGACCCGACACGCGGCACGCAGTGGGAGCTGGGCCTGCGCTGGCAGCCCGAAGGCGGCCAGACGCTGCTGTCGGCGGCGCTCTACCAGCTCACGCAGCGCAAGGTGCTGGTCACCGACCCGGTCGACACGAACTACTCGGTGCAGCTCGGCGAGGTGCGCTCGCGCGGTCTTGAACTGGAGGCGCGCACGCGTGTCGGCGCTGCCAACCTCGTCGCCGCCTACGCCTACACCGACGCACGCACGCTGAAGAGCAGCCCGCTGACGCCCGAGGCCGAGGGCCGGCGCACCGGCGCCGTGCCGTACCACCAGGCCTCGGTCTGGGCCGATTACGGTTTTGGCGCCTTCGGCCTGCCGGCGCTGAAAGCCGGCGCCGGCCTGCGCTACGTCGGCTCGGCGCCCGGTGTCTGGCTCGATGTCGACGTGCCGGGTTACACCGTCGTCGACGCGATGCTGTCGTGGAGCGAAGGCCCGTGGCGGCTGGCGCTCAACGTCGCCAACCTGGGCGACAAGACCTACGTCGCGTCCTGCACCTATCTGTGTTTCTACGGCGAGCCGCGGCGGGTGACGGGCAGCGTGTCCTATCGCTGGTGA
- a CDS encoding FecR domain-containing protein has protein sequence MSAAAEDAEVARQAARWMARLWAEDAAAEDHAACARWRAAHPEHERAWQAMQGFDARLRSVPGEAARRALQAPAATRRRVLRTLGLAVAVLGSGEAARRSEAWALWAADERCATGEVRTLVLPDGTRLVLASASAVDLHYDAGQRLIVLRAGEILVTSAHDAARRPLAVRTRHGLVRALGTRFLVRDLGAASQVVVYEGAVELQPAGGAAGQRLDAGQSARLADDGVTPGGPADEADTAWTRGLLLADGRRVDELVAEIARYRRGVLRCDPAVGALRVSGVFPLHDPDRALLNLTLALPLRLRRVGGWWITVEAAPERR, from the coding sequence GTGAGCGCCGCCGCCGAAGACGCCGAGGTCGCGCGCCAGGCGGCGCGCTGGATGGCGCGGCTGTGGGCCGAGGACGCCGCCGCCGAAGACCACGCCGCCTGCGCGCGCTGGCGCGCCGCGCATCCCGAACACGAACGCGCCTGGCAGGCGATGCAAGGCTTCGACGCCCGGCTGCGCAGCGTGCCCGGCGAGGCCGCACGCCGCGCCTTGCAGGCGCCCGCGGCGACGCGCCGCCGCGTGCTGCGCACGCTGGGTCTGGCCGTGGCGGTGCTCGGCAGCGGCGAGGCCGCGCGCCGCAGCGAGGCCTGGGCGCTGTGGGCCGCCGACGAGCGTTGCGCCACCGGCGAGGTGCGCACGCTGGTGCTGCCCGACGGCACGCGGCTGGTGCTGGCCAGCGCCAGCGCCGTCGACCTGCACTACGACGCCGGGCAGCGCCTGATCGTGCTGCGCGCCGGCGAGATCCTCGTCACCAGCGCGCACGACGCGGCGCGGCGGCCGCTGGCCGTGCGCACCCGCCACGGCCTGGTGCGCGCGCTGGGCACCCGTTTTCTCGTGCGCGATCTCGGCGCGGCAAGCCAGGTCGTGGTCTACGAAGGCGCGGTCGAGCTGCAGCCGGCCGGCGGCGCGGCGGGGCAACGGCTGGACGCCGGCCAGTCGGCGCGGCTGGCCGACGACGGCGTCACGCCCGGCGGCCCGGCCGACGAAGCCGACACCGCCTGGACCCGCGGCCTGCTGCTGGCCGACGGCCGGCGGGTCGACGAGCTCGTCGCCGAGATCGCGCGCTACCGCCGCGGCGTGCTGCGCTGCGACCCGGCGGTCGGCGCGCTGCGCGTCAGCGGCGTCTTCCCGCTGCACGACCCCGACCGTGCGCTGCTGAACCTGACGCTGGCGCTGCCGCTGCGCTTGCGCCGGGTCGGCGGCTGGTGGATCACGGTCGAGGCCGCCCCGGAGCGCCGCTGA
- a CDS encoding sigma-70 family RNA polymerase sigma factor encodes MPATDLASPPPFERLYAEHHGWLRDWLRRKLGNAHDAADLAHDTYLRLLRSGHVPPQDASRRHLAQVANGLVVDLYRRRAIEAAYLDALAALPPALMPSPEERALAVEALVQLDAALQSLAPKAREALLLCRLDGLGYREIATRLGVSVSSVEKYVAAALLACHRALQP; translated from the coding sequence GTGCCGGCCACCGACCTCGCCTCACCGCCACCGTTCGAGCGCCTGTACGCCGAGCACCACGGCTGGCTGCGCGACTGGCTGCGCCGCAAGCTGGGCAACGCCCACGACGCCGCCGACCTGGCGCACGACACCTATCTGCGATTGCTGCGCAGCGGCCACGTGCCGCCGCAGGACGCGTCGCGCCGCCATCTGGCGCAGGTCGCCAACGGCCTCGTCGTCGACCTGTACCGGCGGCGGGCGATCGAGGCCGCGTACCTCGACGCGCTGGCGGCCTTGCCCCCGGCGCTGATGCCCTCGCCCGAGGAGCGTGCGCTGGCCGTCGAGGCGCTGGTGCAGCTGGACGCCGCGCTGCAGTCGCTGGCGCCCAAGGCGCGCGAGGCGCTGCTGCTGTGCCGGCTCGACGGCCTGGGCTACCGCGAGATCGCCACGCGGCTGGGCGTCTCGGTGTCCTCGGTCGAGAAGTACGTCGCCGCGGCGCTGCTGGCCTGCCACCGGGCGCTGCAGCCGTGA
- a CDS encoding HupE/UreJ family protein: MSPRAAAPRRGTGAAAAAAFGRAAAWLLLWAALLPAAGAHDLPTDTRVHAFARVQGDRLQVLVRMPLALLLNADLPKQGPGYLALAQIDDGLARAADAIADGVAWSADGRELKPEARRARISLPADPSFASFEQARALIHGPPLAPTNYVFWNQGYVDVHYEYALPSPQASVALDFRVAPALGDRVRLDLRYGLADGGERGFELVTSQGPVTLDPRWHQAAWTFLKAGFAHILDGPDHLLFLLCLVLPFRRLDGYLVGVVSAFTVAHSVTLIGSAYGLAPPGAWFPPLVETGIALSILWMAIENLLQPRLERRWIWSAAFGLVHGFGFSFLLQSQLQFAGSNLLLSLLAFNVGVELGQLLVLALLLPLLVAWRARRPQADRAITIVVAALAAHVAWHWTSERAEALVAATGREAWPWPPDAGLALLLLAALGLVALLRRWRPRSRLAGQGGKATIKNDSHSLP, from the coding sequence GTGAGCCCGCGCGCCGCCGCCCCGCGCCGCGGGACCGGCGCCGCCGCGGCGGCCGCCTTCGGGCGTGCCGCCGCGTGGCTGCTGCTGTGGGCCGCGCTGCTGCCGGCCGCCGGCGCGCACGACCTGCCGACCGACACCCGCGTGCACGCCTTCGCCCGCGTGCAGGGCGACCGGCTGCAGGTGCTGGTGCGCATGCCGCTGGCGCTGCTGCTCAACGCCGACCTGCCCAAGCAGGGGCCGGGTTACCTGGCGCTGGCGCAGATCGACGACGGCCTGGCGCGTGCCGCCGACGCCATCGCCGACGGCGTCGCCTGGTCGGCCGACGGCCGCGAGCTGAAGCCCGAGGCGCGGCGTGCCCGCATCTCGCTGCCGGCCGATCCGTCGTTCGCCAGCTTCGAGCAGGCGCGTGCGCTGATCCACGGCCCGCCGCTTGCGCCGACGAACTACGTCTTCTGGAACCAGGGCTACGTCGACGTGCACTACGAGTACGCGCTGCCGTCGCCGCAGGCCTCGGTGGCGCTGGACTTCCGCGTCGCGCCGGCGCTCGGCGACCGCGTGCGGCTGGACCTGCGCTACGGCCTGGCCGACGGCGGCGAACGCGGCTTCGAGCTCGTCACCTCGCAAGGCCCGGTGACGCTGGACCCGCGCTGGCACCAGGCGGCCTGGACCTTCCTGAAGGCCGGTTTCGCGCACATCCTCGACGGCCCCGACCACCTGCTGTTCCTGCTCTGCCTGGTGCTGCCGTTCCGGCGCCTGGACGGCTACCTCGTCGGCGTCGTCAGCGCCTTCACCGTCGCGCATTCGGTGACGCTGATCGGCTCGGCCTACGGCCTGGCACCGCCCGGCGCCTGGTTCCCGCCGCTGGTCGAGACGGGCATCGCGCTGTCGATTCTCTGGATGGCGATCGAGAACCTGCTGCAGCCGCGGCTGGAGCGGCGCTGGATCTGGAGCGCCGCCTTCGGGCTGGTGCACGGCTTCGGCTTCTCGTTCCTGCTGCAGTCGCAGCTGCAGTTCGCCGGCTCCAACCTGCTGCTGTCGCTGCTGGCCTTCAACGTCGGTGTCGAGCTCGGCCAGCTGCTGGTGCTGGCCCTTCTGCTGCCGCTGCTCGTGGCCTGGCGCGCGCGCCGGCCGCAGGCCGACCGGGCGATCACGATCGTCGTCGCCGCGCTGGCCGCGCACGTCGCTTGGCACTGGACCAGCGAACGTGCCGAGGCGCTGGTCGCGGCCACCGGGCGCGAGGCCTGGCCCTGGCCGCCGGACGCCGGGCTGGCCTTGCTGCTGCTGGCGGCGCTGGGCCTCGTGGCGCTGCTGCGCCGCTGGCGGCCGCGGTCCCGGCTTGCGGGGCAGGGCGGCAAAGCTACAATCAAGAACGATTCTCATTCGTTGCCCTAG
- a CDS encoding NHL repeat-containing protein → MNATLGRALVCAAAAVCAVPALAQMKAQDHEPASRFARMAGAPQFRVDAQWPKPLPNQWLLGQVAGVAVDRHDTIWIIQRPLSLTADEAGAAQTPPRSNCCVPAPSVMRFDQDGRLLMAWGGPADPGFLTERCTPAKGCEWPTNEHGIFVDHNDNVWIAGNGAVNHQVLKFSMDGSFLLQVGKAGSTGGSNATTGGLGGTPLLGQPADVEVDPANNEAYIADGYQNKRVVVVDGQTGQYKRHWGAYGSVPSDVDPGPYQAGQPPAPQFRSPVHCVRIAKDGLVYVCDRLNNRIQVFQKNGTFVKEFFTDRATLGNGSVWDVDLSPGSQKWLYNPDGENNVVWILERATGAYADTFGRNGRQAGQFHWVHNLAVDSKGNIYTAEVDTGKRAQKFVPMGRRQQQP, encoded by the coding sequence ATGAATGCAACCCTCGGGCGCGCCCTCGTGTGCGCCGCAGCTGCCGTGTGCGCCGTGCCGGCGCTGGCGCAGATGAAGGCCCAGGACCACGAACCGGCGTCGCGCTTCGCACGCATGGCCGGTGCGCCGCAGTTCCGCGTCGACGCCCAGTGGCCCAAGCCGTTGCCCAACCAGTGGCTGCTGGGCCAGGTGGCCGGCGTCGCGGTGGACCGCCACGACACGATCTGGATCATCCAGCGCCCGCTGTCGCTGACCGCCGACGAAGCCGGCGCGGCGCAGACGCCGCCACGCTCGAACTGCTGCGTGCCGGCGCCGTCGGTGATGCGTTTCGACCAGGACGGCCGGCTGCTGATGGCCTGGGGCGGGCCGGCCGACCCGGGCTTCCTCACCGAGCGCTGCACGCCGGCCAAGGGCTGCGAGTGGCCGACCAACGAACACGGCATCTTCGTCGACCACAACGACAACGTCTGGATCGCCGGCAACGGCGCCGTCAACCACCAGGTGCTGAAGTTCAGCATGGACGGCAGCTTCCTGCTGCAGGTCGGCAAGGCCGGCAGCACCGGCGGCAGCAATGCGACGACCGGCGGGCTGGGCGGCACGCCGCTGCTGGGCCAGCCGGCCGACGTCGAGGTCGACCCGGCGAACAACGAGGCCTACATCGCCGACGGCTACCAGAACAAGCGCGTCGTCGTCGTCGACGGCCAGACCGGCCAGTACAAGCGCCACTGGGGCGCCTACGGCTCGGTGCCCAGCGACGTCGACCCCGGCCCCTACCAGGCCGGCCAGCCGCCGGCGCCGCAGTTCCGCAGCCCGGTGCACTGCGTGCGCATCGCCAAGGACGGGCTGGTCTACGTCTGCGACCGGCTGAACAACCGCATCCAGGTGTTCCAGAAGAACGGCACGTTCGTGAAGGAGTTCTTCACCGACCGCGCGACGCTGGGCAATGGCTCGGTCTGGGACGTCGACCTGTCGCCGGGCAGCCAGAAGTGGCTCTACAACCCCGACGGCGAGAACAACGTCGTCTGGATCCTCGAGCGCGCCACCGGCGCCTATGCCGACACCTTCGGCCGCAACGGCCGCCAGGCCGGGCAGTTCCACTGGGTGCACAACCTCGCCGTCGACTCCAAGGGCAACATCTATACCGCCGAGGTCGACACCGGCAAACGGGCGCAGAAGTTCGTGCCGATGGGCCGCCGGCAGCAGCAGCCGTGA